The DNA segment GGCGCCCGAAAGCGGCCGTTCGGCGGTCGCCGCCGAGTAGGCCCACCAGCCGAGACCCAGCGCCAGAGCGACACCGGCCAGCGCCGCCCCGAGTTTCTTTTTCTCCCCGAGACGCGCTTGGAGCCATTCGGCGCCGAAGGCCGCCCAGACCGCCGCGAGCATCACCAGGGGCGCCAGGTAGTCCAGGGGGTCCACGATGCGGTAGAAGAACAGGACCAGGGCGGTGAGGACGGCGGTGGTGAGTCCGGCAACCGCCAACCCCTTACTCCTCTTGAAGAGCTCGGCGAGCCCGAGGGGGACCAGCGCCCACAGGGGCCAGGGGATGGAATCGAAGAGCATCCCCCCCGCCGCGGGGAACGCCGCCGCGAATCGGCTTCCCTCCACGTAGCTGTAGGCGTAGCTCTTTCCGGTGAGGTGCGCCCAGAGGTTGGGCAGGTTGCCGGCCATGCCGTAGTCGTAAGCCTGATCGGCCCCCGCACGGAGCGGCAGGTACAGGTAGGCCGAGAGCGGGATTATAAAAGCCGCGACGGCCAGGCCGATCCAAAGCGCTTTTCCGCCGCTCTCGACCCCCCGGGAGGAGCGCCAGAGGCACCAGCCTAAGACCGGGAGCAGCACCACGGCGGAGTAGTGATTCGTGAATAGCAGCCCCGTGACGAGGCAGAGCGCCAATCCGTTCCACGGGGAGGGCCCGTTGTCCCGTCCGCCGATCGCCCTCGCGGCGAAGAAGAAGGCCGCGCCCAGGAGCAGGTGCTGGAGGGCGTGGACCTCGTAGGTGAGCGCCTGACCGGTGACCAGGGGTCCGCAGACCCAGACCAGGGTGCCGATGAGGGCTGGGATGCGCGAAAGGCCGAAATTCCGGAGCCCGAGCCAGAGGAGGGCCGCCCCGAGCGCCGCCGCCAGCAGGGCGAGGATGTTCCCCGCCAGGGCGGGGGGAACGCCGATACCGCGCCCCAGGCCGATGAACAGATGGGACAGGAGGATGAAGGAGGGGTAGCCGGGCGGGTGGGCGACGCCGAGGTTCGCCGCGGCGCCGGCCAGCTCCGTCGAGTCGCCGATGTAGAAATCCCGCGCGGCGAACGACCCCCAGACGACCAGGGAAGCGAGGGCGATGGCCGCGGCCCAGCCGAGATCCCGTCGGTTCATCGTTCGTCGGTGGATTGGAGCCGGGCCAGCTCCGCGTATCGGCCGTTTTTTTCCATCAGCTCACTGTGGGTGCCGGCCTCGACCACGCGACCGCCTTCGAGGAAGATGATCCGGTCCGCGTCGCGGACGGTGGCGAGCCGGTGGGCGACGACCAGGACGGTGCGCCCCGGGAGGACGTCTGCCAGGGCCGCGTTTATCCGGTCCTCGCTCTCCGAGTCCAGGTTGGCCGTGGGCTCGTCCAGGGCCAGTATGCGGGGATCGCGCAAGAGGGCGCGGGCGATGGCCAGCCGTTGCCCCTCGCCGCCGGAGAACTGGCAGCCCCGCTCGCCGACCTCGCTCGCCAACCCGTCGGGGAGGCGGCGTACCACGTCGTCCACCTGGGCCAGCCCCAGTTTTTCCCAGAGCTCGCCCTCGTCGGCTCCCGGCTTGGCCAGACGCAGGTTCTCCGCCACGCTGCCCGCGGTCAGGGTAACCTCCTGGGGGACCAGCGCCTGGAGCCGGGCCAGAGCGGCCCGATCGTAGCTTTCCCGGGGTTTCCCGTCGAGGAGGACGCGCCCTTCCGTCGGTTCCAAAAGGCCCAGGGCGAGGTTCAGCAGGGTTGACTTCCCGGCGCCGCTGGGACCCACAATGGCCGTCATCTTCCCGCGGGGCGCGGTGAAGCCGACCTTGTCCAGGATGCGCTCCCCCCCGGCTTCGTACGCCACGTCCTCGAAACAGAGCTCTCCCTCGATCCCGACGACCTCCGCCGGCCCGCCGGTTTCCACCGGGTCATCGAGGAGACGGGGATTCGGCAGCTCCCTGAGCTTTCCCTTCCCCAGCGGCAACTCCTCGGGGGCGCCCCCCTTGGGCCAAGAGAGGACCGCCGCGGCCCGGCCGATTTGAATACCCGCCGGCACGAGCGCCAGCCGGGCCCGGGAGAGGTTTTTCAGCGGCTCGAAGGCGATGGCCACCAGGCCGAGAAACTCGAAGAGGGAGCCGGTGGTCATCGCCCCGCCCCGCACCAGCCCGGCGCCGTAGATGAGCATCCCCATGAGGCCGGCGCCGGCCACGAGCTGGACCAGCCCGCGGAAGGCGCTGGTTATCATCTCGCCTTTGAGGCGGTTCTTGAAGTAGCGGTGGGCCAGCTCGGTGAATTTCACCGACTCCCGTCCCGCGGCCCCGAAGGAGGCCACGACCTCGATGGCGGACAG comes from the bacterium genome and includes:
- a CDS encoding DUF2723 domain-containing protein; translated protein: MNRRDLGWAAAIALASLVVWGSFAARDFYIGDSTELAGAAANLGVAHPPGYPSFILLSHLFIGLGRGIGVPPALAGNILALLAAALGAALLWLGLRNFGLSRIPALIGTLVWVCGPLVTGQALTYEVHALQHLLLGAAFFFAARAIGGRDNGPSPWNGLALCLVTGLLFTNHYSAVVLLPVLGWCLWRSSRGVESGGKALWIGLAVAAFIIPLSAYLYLPLRAGADQAYDYGMAGNLPNLWAHLTGKSYAYSYVEGSRFAAAFPAAGGMLFDSIPWPLWALVPLGLAELFKRSKGLAVAGLTTAVLTALVLFFYRIVDPLDYLAPLVMLAAVWAAFGAEWLQARLGEKKKLGAALAGVALALGLGWWAYSAATAERPLSGAIARAGAQDTLRELTPGALYFGEGDDVLFGPLELTAEGLRPDALVLDELGNLNRGPLGTVYPTLYGQVRRNARDAFARRWAAGGGATQLSINTVQPLFGIGGQRPLGLTLRLGYPDDPELDAVNRPVSPDEPWRYQRLGGLHRLAELETDDPYLENGMGFTARLRGLAADRLTFRAVGALAADPLSPLGPGLLRQALDLAPASVVSLSRVAQAAYRGAVWGLCALETGAPAADLPEILPRWFTPTGGAIAFRERLPDDPRSGVVEAYLGLGVEAEEIARRYGETPEMDFLLALFEFGRGDYSEARRLADGIRAPSETLTPLLNALRRELDARGKADASSAN
- a CDS encoding ABC transporter ATP-binding protein is translated as MKKDEPVLLPLGRALGRYLRRYKLPAVVTVIGSTLAAGLETLFPILLGWLVDILGGKAPEVLGTLESWGFADPHSTALWLLPTAMAVAMFAAGFFSFLGIYASARIGLDLTARVRRACLRKLLSVPYVDFTRSKTGEILSRVHENSQGFLEATVTLREAAQNALTVAIVGTVVVLRHWQLGLYLAGVFALLAVAVVLVNRHQRRYSERVADTSARILGYAGERLSAIEVVASFGAAGRESVKFTELAHRYFKNRLKGEMITSAFRGLVQLVAGAGLMGMLIYGAGLVRGGAMTTGSLFEFLGLVAIAFEPLKNLSRARLALVPAGIQIGRAAAVLSWPKGGAPEELPLGKGKLRELPNPRLLDDPVETGGPAEVVGIEGELCFEDVAYEAGGERILDKVGFTAPRGKMTAIVGPSGAGKSTLLNLALGLLEPTEGRVLLDGKPRESYDRAALARLQALVPQEVTLTAGSVAENLRLAKPGADEGELWEKLGLAQVDDVVRRLPDGLASEVGERGCQFSGGEGQRLAIARALLRDPRILALDEPTANLDSESEDRINAALADVLPGRTVLVVAHRLATVRDADRIIFLEGGRVVEAGTHSELMEKNGRYAELARLQSTDER